One genomic region from Pseudoduganella dura encodes:
- a CDS encoding ABC transporter permease, with the protein MKAADFRIGWRLLLREPGFSFVTVLGMALACTACFLLLGYVHYCFSYDSHVPDAARVVQLKQRINWFPRPDWEARAMLPLRQVALDSGMVEQASIAVRLRAPVRAGEHLHDVTLLAVDPAFAGLFGIVPLAGDLTAALTRPDALAVTRETAGRLFGTATGILDRTVQVNGETLRVAAVLPDLPANATTRWEALTGPLSRARPVAERTLTPDWNRGGIFLKLKAGAGNADFVALEALLQKAIADSPMEQRVRSGAMGKSLQGRPGTEVKLLALPDAYFDPDMAAGRAGDSYGKRSSVLGLAGIALLILLLAVTNYVNLATVRAQQRQRESGLRKLLGASAPRMAAQFLAESVLVAMLAAVLGMMLAWLMLPTFAGLVDRTLTGFFAPVRIALALLAALLTGTLASTWPALVALRVRPAAALAGRDNSETVGGLWLRRTLTALQFATAIALGGMAIAVAWQTRFASHADPGFDPRQLVTIDVPRDATAADTMAFAAAVRRLPLASGAALSNEAVGRDGSKVVQSFRTRDGRDMRLEIKPVSPEFFKVYGIRAQFGRLFDAGSDRPDGDALVLNAAAATALGYATPQAAVGQAPFAERGTVVGIAPAIRHNDLRQRTEPIVYVLWPKDHGVLTLRTAAGMEDVERALAPLWQRYFPDRIMAAQPAAALFAATYQEDARLARMLGTASMLAVALAAFGIYVLAAYSVQRNRRQIVLRKLYGAGRGAIARLLGREFAALLAAGALVGLPLAWLAIERYLSGFVERAPLGQWPLIGATLLAALVALLATARHSLAALRLRPAGALRD; encoded by the coding sequence ATGAAGGCAGCCGATTTCCGTATCGGCTGGCGCCTGCTGCTGCGCGAGCCGGGCTTTTCGTTCGTGACCGTGCTGGGCATGGCGCTGGCCTGCACCGCCTGCTTCCTGCTGCTCGGCTACGTGCATTATTGCTTCAGCTACGACAGCCACGTGCCGGACGCGGCCCGCGTCGTGCAGCTGAAGCAGCGCATCAACTGGTTTCCACGGCCCGACTGGGAGGCCCGCGCAATGCTGCCGCTGCGCCAGGTGGCGCTGGACAGCGGCATGGTGGAGCAGGCCAGCATTGCCGTGCGCCTGCGCGCACCGGTACGGGCCGGCGAGCACCTGCATGACGTGACCCTGCTGGCCGTCGACCCGGCATTTGCCGGCCTCTTCGGCATCGTGCCGCTGGCCGGGGACCTGACAGCGGCATTGACCCGGCCCGATGCCCTTGCCGTGACCCGGGAAACAGCAGGCCGGCTGTTTGGCACCGCCACCGGCATATTGGACCGCACCGTGCAGGTGAACGGCGAAACACTGCGGGTGGCGGCCGTGCTGCCCGACCTGCCCGCCAACGCGACCACGCGCTGGGAAGCACTGACGGGCCCGCTCAGCCGCGCGCGCCCGGTGGCCGAGCGGACGCTGACGCCAGACTGGAACCGCGGCGGCATCTTCCTGAAGCTGAAGGCGGGTGCCGGCAACGCCGACTTCGTTGCACTGGAGGCGCTGCTGCAAAAGGCCATCGCCGACTCGCCGATGGAACAGCGCGTGCGATCCGGCGCGATGGGCAAATCGCTGCAGGGCCGCCCCGGCACCGAAGTCAAACTGCTGGCGCTGCCGGACGCCTACTTCGATCCCGACATGGCGGCCGGCCGTGCCGGCGACAGCTACGGCAAGCGCTCCAGCGTGCTGGGCCTGGCCGGCATTGCGCTGCTGATCCTGCTGCTGGCGGTGACGAACTACGTAAACCTGGCAACCGTGCGCGCGCAGCAGCGCCAGCGCGAATCCGGCCTGCGCAAGCTACTCGGCGCCAGCGCGCCGCGCATGGCGGCGCAGTTCCTCGCCGAATCGGTGCTGGTGGCCATGCTGGCAGCGGTACTCGGCATGATGCTGGCATGGCTGATGCTGCCCACGTTCGCCGGCCTGGTCGACCGCACATTGACCGGCTTCTTCGCGCCAGTGCGCATTGCCCTGGCGCTGCTGGCGGCGCTGCTGACAGGCACGTTGGCCAGTACCTGGCCGGCCCTGGTGGCACTACGGGTGCGGCCGGCGGCGGCCCTGGCGGGGCGCGACAACAGTGAAACGGTCGGCGGCCTGTGGCTGCGCCGCACCCTGACGGCGTTGCAGTTCGCCACCGCGATCGCACTGGGCGGCATGGCGATCGCCGTGGCCTGGCAAACGCGCTTCGCCAGCCATGCCGATCCCGGCTTCGATCCGCGGCAGCTGGTCACGATCGACGTGCCGCGCGATGCCACGGCAGCCGATACGATGGCGTTCGCCGCGGCGGTACGGCGGCTGCCGCTGGCCAGCGGCGCGGCGCTGTCCAACGAAGCGGTCGGCCGCGACGGCAGCAAGGTCGTGCAAAGCTTCCGTACCCGCGATGGCCGCGACATGCGACTGGAGATCAAGCCGGTGTCGCCGGAATTCTTCAAGGTGTACGGCATCCGGGCGCAGTTCGGCCGGTTGTTCGATGCCGGCAGCGACAGGCCCGATGGCGACGCGCTGGTGCTCAATGCCGCCGCGGCGACGGCACTGGGATACGCTACCCCGCAAGCGGCGGTCGGCCAGGCGCCGTTCGCCGAACGCGGCACGGTCGTCGGCATCGCGCCGGCCATCCGCCACAACGACCTGCGCCAGCGCACCGAACCGATCGTCTACGTGCTGTGGCCGAAGGACCATGGCGTGCTGACGCTGCGCACTGCCGCGGGCATGGAGGACGTGGAACGCGCACTGGCGCCGCTGTGGCAACGTTACTTCCCGGACCGGATCATGGCGGCGCAGCCGGCCGCCGCCCTGTTCGCAGCCACCTACCAGGAAGACGCGCGGCTGGCGCGCATGCTGGGTACGGCAAGCATGCTGGCGGTGGCGCTGGCCGCCTTCGGCATCTACGTGCTGGCGGCCTACAGCGTCCAGCGTAACCGCCGCCAGATCGTGCTGCGCAAGCTGTATGGCGCCGGCCGGGGGGCGATCGCCCGGCTGCTGGGCCGCGAGTTCGCCGCGCTGCTGGCAGCCGGCGCGCTGGTGGGATTACCACTGGCCTGGCTGGCGATCGAGCGCTACCTGTCCGGCTTCGTCGAACGCGCGCCGCTGGGCCAGTGGCCGCTGATCGGCGCCACGCTGCTGGCCGCCCTGGTGGCGCTGCTGGCCACGGCACGCCATTCGCTGGCGGCATTGCGGCTGCGGCCGGCCGGCGCATTGCGGGACTGA
- a CDS encoding FKBP-type peptidyl-prolyl cis-trans isomerase encodes MKSMFQIIATLACALFLTACGGSDDEAPAVVPATLVSTDLAVGTGIEAIAGDSVTVAYTGWLQDTTKTDSKGTQFDQATAASPLTFQLGKGAVIAGWDQGVAGMRVGGKRRLVIPPALAYGSAGRGSAIPANATLIFEIEMLAIKR; translated from the coding sequence ATGAAATCGATGTTCCAAATTATCGCAACGCTGGCTTGCGCGCTGTTCCTGACCGCCTGCGGCGGTTCCGACGACGAAGCGCCGGCGGTCGTCCCCGCAACGCTGGTCTCGACCGACCTGGCCGTGGGCACGGGTATCGAGGCGATCGCCGGCGACTCGGTGACCGTGGCCTACACGGGCTGGCTGCAGGACACCACCAAGACCGACAGCAAGGGCACGCAGTTCGACCAGGCCACCGCCGCGAGTCCGCTGACCTTCCAGCTGGGCAAAGGCGCCGTGATCGCCGGCTGGGACCAGGGCGTGGCCGGCATGCGCGTCGGCGGCAAGCGCCGCCTGGTCATTCCGCCAGCGCTGGCCTATGGCAGTGCCGGCCGCGGTAGCGCCATTCCCGCCAATGCCACGCTGATCTTCGAGATCGAGATGCTGGCGATCAAGCGCTGA
- a CDS encoding potassium transporter Kup produces the protein MTDKKSSLAALTLAAVGIVYGDIGTSPLYTLKTIFDPDHGLVLNEANLLGVVSLIFWGLTIVVSLKYVTLVLRADNRGEGGIMALMALALNSVSKRSGWHFPLLVLGVLGATMFYGDSVVTPAISVLSAMEGLEVATPALAPYVVPLTIVVLVLLYSVQRHGTAGIGRFFGPIMVLWFAALAAMGLVNIVERPDILRALNPLHAVYFMIDNGFIAFVGLGAVVLAFTGAEALYADMGHFGKKPIRMAWFMVAFPALALNYFGQGALLLHAPEAISNPFFQQLGSWSIYPLVVLATMATVIASQATISGTFSMTKQAIALGLLPRMRVMHTSEHQIGQIYIPAVNWLQLIVVLIAVVGFGSSDALAGAYGIAVSATMLATTILTFFVIRYRWHLPLPVCIAATGFFLVIDVLLFSACTLKLFHGGWMPLLLGTALFTIMLTWRTGRHLVFLNLQKHAIPLEDFLSSLFVAPPVRVPGTAVFLRGESDGVPHAMLHNLSHNKVLHERVVFLTVHILEEPYVAPENQVRITDLGHQCYQVNVSYGFKDEPDIPVILDQCAGYGLTFEMMETSFFIARQTVISAPQQGMAPWREHLFVAMSRNARAAADYYQIPPNRVIELGTQVEI, from the coding sequence TTGACAGACAAGAAAAGCAGCCTCGCCGCCCTGACGCTGGCGGCGGTGGGCATCGTCTACGGCGACATCGGTACCAGCCCCCTCTATACCCTGAAAACCATCTTCGACCCCGACCATGGCCTGGTGCTGAACGAAGCCAACCTGCTGGGCGTGGTGTCCCTGATCTTCTGGGGCCTGACGATCGTTGTTTCCCTGAAGTATGTGACTCTGGTGCTGCGCGCGGACAATCGCGGCGAGGGCGGCATCATGGCGCTGATGGCACTGGCGCTCAATTCCGTGAGCAAGCGCTCCGGGTGGCATTTCCCGCTGCTGGTGCTGGGCGTGCTGGGCGCCACGATGTTCTACGGCGACAGCGTGGTCACGCCCGCCATCTCGGTGCTGAGCGCGATGGAAGGCCTGGAAGTGGCCACGCCCGCGCTGGCCCCCTATGTCGTGCCGCTGACGATCGTGGTGCTGGTGCTGCTGTATTCGGTGCAGCGGCACGGCACGGCCGGGATCGGCCGCTTTTTCGGGCCCATCATGGTGCTGTGGTTCGCCGCGCTGGCGGCCATGGGCCTGGTGAACATCGTCGAACGGCCCGACATCCTGCGCGCGCTGAACCCGCTGCACGCGGTGTACTTCATGATCGACAACGGTTTCATCGCGTTCGTGGGCCTGGGCGCCGTGGTGCTGGCCTTTACCGGCGCCGAGGCGCTGTATGCGGACATGGGCCACTTCGGCAAGAAGCCGATCCGCATGGCATGGTTCATGGTGGCGTTCCCGGCGCTGGCGCTGAATTACTTCGGCCAGGGCGCGCTGCTGCTGCATGCGCCGGAAGCGATCTCGAATCCGTTCTTCCAGCAGCTGGGCAGCTGGAGCATCTATCCGCTGGTGGTGCTGGCCACGATGGCCACCGTGATCGCATCGCAGGCCACGATCTCCGGCACGTTCTCGATGACGAAGCAGGCCATCGCGCTGGGCCTGCTGCCGCGCATGCGCGTGATGCACACGTCCGAACACCAGATCGGCCAGATCTATATCCCGGCCGTCAACTGGCTGCAGCTGATCGTGGTGCTGATCGCGGTGGTGGGCTTCGGCTCTTCGGACGCGCTGGCGGGTGCCTATGGCATCGCGGTATCGGCCACGATGCTGGCCACCACCATCCTGACGTTCTTCGTGATCCGCTACCGCTGGCACCTGCCGCTGCCGGTATGCATCGCCGCCACCGGCTTCTTCCTCGTCATCGACGTGCTGCTGTTCTCGGCCTGCACGCTGAAGCTGTTCCATGGCGGCTGGATGCCGCTGCTGCTGGGTACCGCGCTGTTTACCATCATGCTCACGTGGCGCACCGGCCGCCACCTCGTGTTCCTCAACCTGCAAAAACACGCGATCCCGCTGGAGGACTTCCTCAGTTCCCTGTTCGTGGCGCCGCCGGTGCGGGTACCCGGCACCGCCGTGTTCCTGCGCGGCGAGAGCGATGGCGTGCCCCATGCGATGCTGCACAACCTGTCGCACAACAAGGTGCTGCACGAGCGCGTGGTATTCCTCACCGTGCACATCCTGGAAGAGCCCTACGTGGCGCCCGAGAACCAGGTGCGCATCACGGACCTGGGGCACCAGTGCTACCAGGTCAACGTGAGCTACGGCTTCAAGGACGAGCCGGACATTCCCGTCATCCTCGACCAGTGCGCCGGGTACGGCCTGACATTCGAGATGATGGAAACCTCGTTCTTCATCGCCCGCCAGACCGTGATCTCGGCGCCGCAGCAGGGCATGGCGCCATGGCGCGAACACCTGTTCGTGGCGATGTCGCGCAACGCGCGCGCCGCGGCCGACTATTACCAGATTCCGCCGAACCGGGTGATCGAACTGGGCACCCAGGTCGAGATCTGA
- a CDS encoding GNAT family N-acetyltransferase produces the protein MTIDEATPADVPRLFEVWQAAVRATHDFLTGEAIDTLAPLVRELLGTFAPLYCLRDSTGAPYAFIGVAAGNIDMLFVHPDRRGGGAGRALAAFAIGTLGATKVDVNEQNGQAAGFYARLGFRQVGRSERDPFGHPYPILHLELA, from the coding sequence ATGACCATCGATGAAGCGACGCCGGCCGATGTGCCCCGCCTGTTCGAGGTGTGGCAGGCAGCGGTCCGCGCCACCCATGATTTCCTCACCGGGGAAGCCATCGACACCCTGGCGCCGCTGGTACGAGAACTGCTCGGCACGTTTGCTCCACTGTACTGCCTGCGCGACAGTACCGGCGCGCCGTACGCGTTCATCGGCGTGGCGGCTGGCAACATCGACATGCTGTTCGTCCACCCCGACCGGCGCGGCGGCGGCGCCGGCCGCGCGCTGGCGGCATTCGCCATCGGCACGCTGGGCGCCACGAAGGTCGACGTCAACGAGCAGAACGGCCAGGCCGCCGGCTTCTATGCGCGGCTGGGGTTCAGGCAGGTCGGGCGCTCGGAACGCGACCCGTTCGGCCATCCGTACCCGATCCTGCACCTGGAGCTGGCATGA
- the rarD gene encoding EamA family transporter RarD produces the protein MTKERQGAGVLNATTAFLLWGLFPLYFHAIGEVPPVEILAHRMVWSLLFLCIVLTVRRQWKWLPDVLRKPKVVATFAASALLLSANWFIYIWAVNNGHVIDASLGYFITPLFNVLLGLFVLKERLRGGQWIAIGVAAAGVAWLTWQAGTLPWIALVLAATFGAYGLLRKTAALAALEGLSFETLLLFPLAAGYVVWLTVHGANTFVNTPSDTTRALLVAAGPITAIPLLLFAAGARKIPLSVLGMLQYIAPTIQMVLGLVVFHETFTSARLAGFIVIWSALALYVAEGFITSRRTAAS, from the coding sequence ATGACGAAAGAAAGACAAGGCGCGGGCGTGCTCAATGCCACGACCGCCTTCCTGCTGTGGGGCCTGTTCCCGCTGTATTTCCATGCGATCGGCGAAGTGCCGCCGGTGGAAATCCTGGCGCACCGCATGGTGTGGTCGCTGCTGTTCCTGTGCATCGTGCTGACGGTACGCCGCCAATGGAAGTGGCTGCCGGACGTGCTGCGCAAGCCGAAAGTGGTGGCCACGTTCGCCGCCAGCGCCCTGCTGCTGTCGGCCAACTGGTTCATCTATATCTGGGCCGTCAACAATGGCCATGTGATCGATGCCAGCCTGGGCTATTTCATCACGCCGCTGTTCAACGTGCTGCTGGGCCTGTTCGTGCTGAAGGAACGGCTGCGCGGCGGCCAGTGGATCGCCATCGGCGTGGCCGCCGCCGGCGTGGCATGGCTCACCTGGCAGGCCGGCACGCTGCCGTGGATCGCGCTGGTGCTGGCCGCCACGTTCGGTGCCTATGGCCTGCTGCGCAAGACCGCCGCGCTGGCGGCGCTCGAAGGCCTGTCGTTCGAGACGCTGCTGCTGTTCCCCCTGGCGGCCGGCTACGTGGTCTGGCTGACGGTGCACGGCGCCAATACGTTCGTGAACACGCCCAGCGACACCACGCGCGCGCTGCTGGTGGCCGCCGGCCCGATCACCGCGATCCCGCTGCTGCTGTTCGCCGCCGGCGCGCGGAAAATCCCGCTGTCGGTGCTGGGCATGCTGCAGTACATCGCGCCGACGATCCAGATGGTCCTCGGGCTGGTCGTGTTCCACGAAACGTTCACCAGCGCGCGGCTGGCCGGCTTCATCGTGATCTGGAGCGCGCTGGCCCTGTACGTGGCGGAGGGGTTCATCACGTCGCGGCGGACGGCGGCCAGCTAG
- the ettA gene encoding energy-dependent translational throttle protein EttA: MANYVYTMNRVGKIVPPKRQILKDISLSFFPGAKIGVLGLNGSGKSTLLKIMAGIDTDIQGEARPMPGLSIGYLPQEPQLDPEKTVRQEVESGLGEAFEAQAKLDAVYAAYAEEDADFDALAAEQQRLESILAAADGGNLNLQLEMAADALRLPPWDAKIGVLSGGEKRRVALCKLLLSKPDMLLLDEPTNHLDAESVEWLEQFLLRFPGTVVGITHDRYFLDNAAEWILELDRGHGIPWKGNYSSWLDQKGARLKQEESTESARQKALKTELEWSRQNPKARQAKSKARLARFNELSEYEYQKRNETQEIFIPVAERLGNDVIEFKNVSKAFGDRLLIDNLSFIVPPGAIVGIIGPNGAGKSTLFKMIAGIDTPDSGEVVIGKTAKVSLVDQSRDELANNKTVFDDVSGGADMLSVGRFEMPSRAYLGRFNFKGGDQQKIVGNLSGGERGRLHLAKTLLKGGNVLLLDEPSNDLDVETLRALEDALLEFAGSVMVISHDRWFLDRIATHILAFEGNSQVTFFDGNYQEYEADKKKRLGEEGAKPKRIRYKPLTN; this comes from the coding sequence ATGGCAAATTACGTCTATACCATGAACCGCGTGGGCAAAATCGTCCCGCCCAAGCGCCAGATCCTGAAAGATATTTCGCTCTCGTTCTTCCCGGGTGCGAAGATCGGCGTGCTGGGCCTGAACGGCTCCGGTAAGTCGACCTTGCTGAAGATTATGGCCGGCATCGATACCGACATCCAGGGCGAAGCGCGCCCGATGCCGGGCCTGTCGATCGGCTACCTGCCGCAGGAACCGCAGCTCGATCCGGAAAAAACCGTGCGCCAGGAAGTGGAATCGGGCCTGGGCGAAGCGTTCGAAGCGCAGGCCAAGCTCGACGCCGTGTACGCCGCCTATGCCGAGGAAGATGCCGACTTCGACGCGCTGGCCGCCGAACAGCAGCGCCTGGAATCGATCCTGGCGGCCGCCGATGGCGGCAACCTGAACCTGCAGCTGGAAATGGCCGCCGATGCGCTGCGCCTGCCGCCTTGGGATGCGAAGATCGGCGTGCTGTCGGGCGGTGAAAAGCGTCGCGTGGCACTGTGCAAGCTGCTGTTGTCCAAGCCGGACATGCTGCTGCTCGACGAACCGACCAACCACCTCGATGCCGAATCGGTCGAATGGCTCGAACAGTTCCTGCTGCGCTTCCCGGGCACCGTGGTGGGCATCACCCACGATCGCTACTTCCTCGACAACGCCGCCGAATGGATCCTGGAACTGGACCGCGGCCACGGCATTCCCTGGAAAGGCAACTACAGCTCGTGGCTGGACCAGAAGGGCGCGCGCCTGAAGCAGGAAGAATCCACCGAATCGGCCCGCCAGAAGGCGCTGAAGACGGAACTGGAATGGTCGCGCCAGAATCCGAAGGCGCGCCAGGCCAAGTCGAAGGCCCGCCTGGCCCGCTTCAACGAACTGTCCGAATACGAATACCAGAAACGCAACGAGACGCAGGAGATCTTCATCCCCGTCGCCGAACGCCTGGGCAACGACGTCATCGAGTTCAAGAACGTATCGAAAGCATTCGGCGACCGCCTGCTGATCGACAACCTGTCGTTCATCGTGCCGCCGGGCGCGATCGTGGGCATCATCGGCCCGAACGGCGCCGGTAAATCCACGCTGTTCAAGATGATCGCCGGCATCGACACGCCGGACAGCGGCGAAGTCGTGATCGGCAAGACCGCCAAGGTGTCGCTGGTGGACCAGAGCCGTGATGAACTGGCCAACAACAAGACCGTGTTCGACGATGTATCCGGCGGTGCCGACATGCTGAGCGTGGGCCGCTTCGAGATGCCGTCGCGCGCGTATCTCGGCCGTTTCAACTTCAAGGGCGGCGACCAGCAGAAGATCGTCGGCAACCTGTCCGGCGGCGAACGCGGCCGCCTGCACCTGGCCAAGACGCTGCTCAAGGGCGGCAACGTGCTGCTGCTCGATGAACCGTCGAACGACCTGGACGTGGAAACGCTGCGCGCGCTGGAAGACGCGCTGCTCGAATTCGCCGGCTCCGTGATGGTGATCTCGCACGATCGCTGGTTCCTGGACCGGATCGCCACCCACATCCTGGCCTTCGAAGGCAATTCGCAGGTGACGTTCTTTGACGGCAACTACCAGGAATACGAAGCAGACAAGAAGAAACGCCTCGGCGAGGAAGGCGCCAAGCCGAAGCGCATCCGCTACAAGCCGCTGACGAATTAA
- a CDS encoding outer membrane beta-barrel protein, translating into MKNTILAIVASAAAFGAVSAHAADGSPYVGIGGVVSEHRYELRNDTSGVDNSKHEYGGKFFAGYQINPMFAVEAGYTDFGKSDYAYTVNGASGRAEADSKSYYLAGKASYPVAEKVNVFGKLGVAHNKNEVSATGLAAAWNGDSSRNSVYASLGAEYAVNEKVALSLEYEHYGKNDIDVGRSKGAVSLNARYSF; encoded by the coding sequence ATGAAAAACACCATTCTTGCCATTGTTGCTTCCGCTGCCGCCTTCGGTGCCGTTTCCGCTCATGCTGCCGATGGATCGCCGTATGTCGGTATCGGCGGCGTCGTCAGCGAACATCGCTACGAGCTGCGCAACGATACGTCCGGCGTGGACAACAGCAAGCACGAATACGGCGGCAAGTTCTTCGCCGGCTACCAGATCAACCCGATGTTCGCCGTGGAAGCCGGTTACACCGACTTCGGCAAATCCGATTACGCCTACACGGTGAACGGTGCCAGCGGCCGTGCCGAAGCGGATTCGAAATCGTATTACCTGGCCGGCAAGGCCAGCTACCCGGTAGCGGAAAAGGTCAACGTGTTCGGCAAGCTGGGCGTGGCCCACAACAAGAATGAAGTGAGTGCCACCGGCCTGGCCGCCGCCTGGAACGGCGACAGCAGCCGCAATTCGGTCTATGCCTCGCTGGGCGCCGAATATGCGGTAAACGAGAAAGTGGCGCTGTCGCTGGAATATGAGCACTACGGCAAGAACGACATCGACGTGGGCCGCAGCAAGGGTGCCGTGTCGCTGAACGCACGCTACAGCTTCTAA
- a CDS encoding alpha-ketoglutarate-dependent dioxygenase AlkB family protein, whose protein sequence is MDLFSADATLQPIPIEDGALSFLSQLPLDIPNDVILRRLLDEIAWREETIFLFGKAQKQPRLSAWYGEARYTYSGRTFHPLPFTPLLLDIKRAVEEATGARFNSVLLNCYRNERDSMGFHSDDEPELGPEPVIASVTFGATRTFILKHRKRAGTLKLDLTDGSLLLMAGALQEHWRHGINKETRPRGLRVNLTFRMIR, encoded by the coding sequence ATGGACCTGTTCTCCGCCGACGCCACCCTGCAGCCCATACCGATCGAGGATGGCGCACTGTCGTTCCTGTCGCAATTGCCGCTCGACATCCCGAATGACGTGATATTGCGCCGGCTGCTCGACGAGATCGCGTGGCGCGAAGAAACCATTTTCCTGTTCGGCAAGGCCCAGAAGCAGCCGCGGCTTTCCGCCTGGTACGGCGAGGCGCGCTATACCTATTCGGGCCGCACCTTCCACCCGTTGCCGTTCACGCCGCTGCTGCTCGACATCAAGCGCGCCGTGGAAGAGGCCACCGGCGCGCGCTTCAACAGCGTGCTGCTGAACTGCTACCGCAACGAGCGCGACAGCATGGGCTTCCACAGCGACGACGAGCCCGAGCTCGGCCCCGAGCCCGTCATTGCGTCCGTCACGTTCGGCGCCACGCGCACCTTCATCCTCAAGCACAGGAAACGGGCGGGCACCCTCAAGCTGGACCTGACCGACGGCAGCCTGCTGCTGATGGCCGGTGCGCTACAGGAGCACTGGCGCCATGGCATCAACAAGGAAACCAGGCCACGCGGCCTGCGCGTCAACCTCACCTTTCGCATGATTCGCTGA
- a CDS encoding molybdopterin-dependent oxidoreductase, whose protein sequence is MEKRTFLAALAGTGVASAGAALAAPALAAPKNTSRGPTLLTVTGAVPQANRGKFDPVADQMMFKQKLSFDKAWAFDYAALAALPALTIRPTLEYDSKVHALSGPLLTDVLKAAGAAVADGTRITLRAVDGYAASITGAQARSQRFIVATRMDGAPMALGGLGPLWALYDADRVPEMAARPVAERFGSCPWALYHIDVA, encoded by the coding sequence ATGGAAAAACGTACGTTCCTGGCCGCGCTGGCGGGTACCGGCGTGGCAAGCGCCGGAGCGGCACTGGCTGCCCCGGCACTCGCCGCGCCGAAGAACACCAGCCGCGGTCCCACGCTGCTGACGGTCACGGGCGCGGTCCCGCAAGCCAATCGCGGCAAGTTCGACCCGGTGGCGGACCAGATGATGTTCAAGCAGAAGCTGTCGTTCGACAAGGCGTGGGCGTTCGACTACGCGGCCCTGGCCGCGCTGCCGGCGCTGACGATCCGGCCCACGCTGGAATACGACAGCAAGGTGCATGCGCTGTCCGGCCCGCTGTTGACGGATGTGCTGAAGGCGGCCGGCGCCGCCGTCGCCGACGGCACCCGCATCACGCTGCGCGCGGTGGACGGCTATGCGGCATCGATCACCGGCGCTCAGGCGCGCAGCCAGCGGTTCATCGTGGCGACGCGGATGGATGGCGCACCGATGGCGCTTGGCGGCCTGGGCCCGCTGTGGGCGCTCTACGATGCGGACCGGGTACCCGAAATGGCGGCAAGACCCGTGGCCGAGCGCTTCGGCTCGTGCCCATGGGCCCTGTATCACATCGATGTAGCGTAA
- a CDS encoding Rossmann-like and DUF2520 domain-containing protein: MRRLSIVGAGHVGRALGRLWHDAGVFDVAGVLARSPASARRGVAFIGAGVPVVDAAALPEADVYMLAVTDDQIVPACAALATSRPLEGAIVFHCSGALASGALEAARQAGALVASVHPIRSFADPEAVVAAFAGTYCGIEGEAGALARLSPALEAIGARPVPIDPAAKTVYHAAAVFASNYLVTVLDAALRAWQAAGIPEDVARELARPLAQESLSNVFRMGAAGALSGPVARGDYATVQRQQAAVSAWDADTGNLYGALVPPTAALAARKR, translated from the coding sequence ATGCGCAGGCTGTCCATCGTCGGCGCCGGGCATGTGGGCCGTGCACTGGGGCGGTTGTGGCATGACGCCGGCGTGTTCGACGTGGCGGGCGTGCTGGCGCGCTCGCCGGCGTCGGCCCGGCGCGGCGTGGCCTTCATCGGTGCCGGCGTTCCCGTCGTCGATGCCGCGGCGTTGCCCGAGGCGGATGTCTACATGCTGGCCGTGACGGACGACCAGATCGTTCCCGCCTGCGCGGCACTGGCCACCAGCCGGCCGCTGGAAGGCGCCATCGTGTTCCACTGCAGCGGCGCGCTGGCCTCGGGAGCGCTGGAGGCGGCGCGGCAGGCCGGTGCGCTGGTGGCGAGCGTGCACCCGATTCGCAGCTTTGCCGATCCCGAAGCCGTCGTGGCGGCCTTTGCCGGCACGTATTGCGGCATTGAGGGCGAGGCCGGGGCGCTGGCACGGCTGTCGCCGGCCCTGGAGGCGATCGGCGCCCGGCCCGTGCCGATCGACCCTGCGGCCAAGACGGTTTATCACGCCGCGGCCGTGTTCGCGAGCAATTACCTGGTCACCGTGCTCGACGCCGCGCTGCGTGCCTGGCAGGCAGCCGGCATCCCGGAAGACGTGGCGCGCGAGCTGGCGCGGCCACTGGCGCAGGAATCGCTGTCGAACGTGTTCCGGATGGGGGCCGCTGGGGCATTGTCCGGCCCGGTGGCGCGCGGCGATTACGCGACCGTGCAGCGGCAGCAGGCCGCGGTATCGGCATGGGATGCCGATACCGGCAACCTGTACGGCGCGTTGGTGCCGCCCACGGCCGCGCTGGCGGCAAGGAAACGCTAA